One window of Camelina sativa cultivar DH55 chromosome 4, Cs, whole genome shotgun sequence genomic DNA carries:
- the LOC104781665 gene encoding F-box protein At3g57580-like has product MERGRNMEPLPNDLILEIFTRLPSKSVARFRTLSKHWASTLRSPDFKKQFLVRSSARPRLLFAVERYGYNEWFFFSSPQPQKRYEKSLPLEYHTKFSGDVCQYICSYASGLIYFPFVRIIDEEKPLICNPITGMYDDLPVRKYSRSRGFLGFDRIDEQFKVFDFHSVLTVESGEPEWRDTEDVSVDLYHLYHRCSNAGICINGVLYYLAQTYIEPSFVIVGFDVRSEELEFIDASCLNDHVEHPSELSLVNSKGKLGVINCKCADAGGTELCMWLLEDVETQEWVKCVYTLPQNEVLDSCEIKVAGVAATGDIVLCMKYTCDPYYAFYFNPVKNTLQCVEIQGFGAKFDATVEKRGVVYGIVDYVEDLSLNDAKQLKSSISEIKSRCSCCQKEGQHHNIGEEV; this is encoded by the coding sequence ATGGAAAGAGGAAGAAACATGGAACCGCTCCCAAATGATCTGATTCTCGAGATATTTACGAGATTGCCGTCGAAGTCAGTAGCTAGGTTTCGTACCCTGTCGAAGCACTGGGCGTCTACGCTTCGGAGTCCGGATTTCAAGAAGCAGTTCCTGGTCAGGTCCTCGGCTCGTCCTCGTCTCTTGTTTGCCGTCGAGAGATATGGATATAACGAGTGGTTCTTCTTCTCGTCGCCTCAGCCACAGAAGCGATATGAGAAGTCGCTTCCTTTGGAATACCATACCAAGTTCTCAGGAGACGTTTGCCAATACATTTGTAGCTATGCCTCAGGTTTGATCTATTTCCCTTTTGTGCGGATCATTGATGAGGAGAAGCCTTTGATTTGTAACCCTATCACCGGAATGTATGATGACTTACCAGTCAGGAAGTACAGTAGGTCTCGAggctttttagggtttgatcgAATTGATGAGCAATTCAAGGTTTTTGATTTTCATAGCGTTCTAACTGTAGAATCTGGAGAACCCGAGTGGAGGGATACGGAGGATGTCTCTGTTGATCTGTATCATCTGTATCATCGTTGTTCCAATGCagggatatgcatcaatggggttttgtattactTAGCTCAAACCTATATTGAGCCGTCTTTTGTGATAGTtggctttgatgttaggtctgaggAGTTAGAGTTTATTGACGCATCATGCCTTAATGATCATGTAGAGCATCCTAGTGAATTGAGTTTGGTCAACTCTAAGGGTAAGTTAGGTGTGATTAACTGCAAATGTGCTGACGCTGGTGGAACTGAGTTGTGTATGTGGCTTCTAGAGGATGTCGAGACACAGGAATGGGTTAAATGTGTCTACACTCTGCCGCAGAATGAAGTCCTTGATTCCTGCGAAATTAAAGTTGCTGGAGTGGCGGCTACAGGTGATATTGTTTTGTGTATGAAGTATACATGTGACCCATACTATGCATTCTACTTCAATCCCGTAAAGAACACTCTCCAATGTGTTGAAATCCAAGGTTTTGGAGCTAAGTTTGATGCAACAGTTGAGAAACGTGGTGTAGTTTATGGCATTGTTGACTATGTAGAGGATCTTAGTCTTAACGATGCAAAGCAACTCAAGTCAAGCATTTCTGAAATCAAGAGTCGCTGCTCCTGCTGTCAAAAGGAAGGGCAGCATCACAACATCGGGGAAGAGGTATGA
- the LOC104781662 gene encoding guanylate kinase 2 isoform X1, whose product MGEAPAFFVNHLENGYTNGFGVKSEPKNRDTSVQIGDRSFVIGGNHEGNPLFLGVQIHDKITNKWSSPSVLGTGPKPCKGYSAIVLKNGRILVIKKGSASDDSIWFLEVDTSFVREQKKLLGREVVAWSKGVRGNAEKPIVISGPSGVGKGTLISMLMKEFPSMFGFSVSHTTRAPRFMEKCGVHYHFTDKTVMEKEIKDGKFLEFASVHGNLYGTSIESVEVVTDSGKRCILDIDVQGARSVKASSLDAIFIFVCPPSMNELEDRLRARGTETEEQIQKRLRNADAEIKAGESSGIFEHILYNDNLEECYKNLKNLLGIDDHAPVNGVEAVEGINLPKEHTVTKMEEKILIQETGEGTKNNMIVLDLSSINGGAPGRTRGIVLDTVKSS is encoded by the exons ATG GGAGAAGCACCAGCTTTTTTTGTGAATCATCTGGAGAATGGTTACACCAATGGCTTTGGTGTCAAATCTGAACCTAAAAACAGAGATACATCTGTTCAAATTGGGGATCGATCC TTTGTGATTGGTGGAAATCATGAAGGGAACCCGTTGTTCCTTGGTGTTCAGATTCATGACAAAATCACTAACAAGTG GTCTAGTCCTTCTGTTCTTGGTACTGGCCCTAAGCCCTGCAAGGGTTACTCTGCCATTGTTCTGAAGAATGGTCGGATTTTGGTTATCAAAAAAGGCTCAGCTTCTGATGACTCCATTTGGTTCCTTGAG GTGGATACTTCTTTTGTACGGGAACAAAAGAAATTGCTAGGAAGAGAGGTTGTTGCTTGGAGTAAAGGAGTAAGGGGTAATGCAGAGAAGCCTATCGTTATTAGCGGTCCTTCTGGAGTTGGGAAAGGAACTTTGATATCGATGCTTATGAAGGAGTTTCCTTCAATGTTTGGGTTCTCTGTGAGCCACACAACTCGAGCTCCGAGGTTTATGGAGAAGTGTGGTGTTCATTACCATTTCACTGATAAAACCGTTATggagaaagaaatcaaagatgGGAAGTTTCTTGAGTTTGCATCTGTTCATGGTAATTTGTATGGAACCAGCATTGAGTCCGTTGAAGTGGTTACAGATTCTGGAAAG AGATGCATTCTTGACATTGATGTTCAAGGAGCGAGGTCAGTGAAGGCGAGCTCTCTAGATGCGATATTCATATTCGTATGTCCTCCTTCAATGAATGAACTTGAAGATCGCCTCCGTGCCCG aggaactgAAACAGAGGAGCAGATCCAAAAGCGGCTTAGAAACGCTGATGCAGAGATCAAAGCGGGGGAATCCTCAGGCATTTTTGAACACATTCTGTATAATGACAACCTTGAGGAATGCTATAAGAACCTTAAG AATCTCTTGGGGATAGACGATCATGCTCCTGTGAATGGCGTAGAAG CAGTAGAAGGGATCAATCTTCCCAAGGAGCACACAGTAACAAAGATGGAAGAAAAAATTTTGATTCAAGAAACAGGAGAAGGAACCAAAAATAACAT GATTGTGTTGGATTTATCTTCAATTAACGGGGGAGCACCGGGAAGAACAAGAGGGATCGTTCTGGACACGGTCAAGTCCAGTTGA
- the LOC104781661 gene encoding uncharacterized protein LOC104781661, with protein MLTLYGQERSADTTTTASTAEASDSRDETPSSETVVRDIHAMTTTTELTRPQQRGGGYLSPSRSIAFSDGTASSGENFTTVSREFNALVIAGSSMDNNNNGNNQSSSGHRDVIRDERNELTRIGENDDIGDHDHQVPEEDSNPWAIVPDGYINRDGSEDNNIVLTSASGGQNRMVTTASVHMVKREEVEAKITAWQTAKVAKINNRFKRQDAVINGWLNEQVHKANSWMKKIERKLEERRAKAMEKTQNKVAKAQRKAEERRATAEGRRGTEVARVLEVANLMRAVGRPPAKRSFFAFS; from the exons ATGTTGACTTTGTACGGTCAAGAAAGGTCAGCggacaccaccaccaccgcaaGTACGGCTGAGGCTTCCGATAGCCGGGATGAGACACCTTCGTCGGAGACCGTCGTGAGAGATATTCACGCTATGACTACGACTACGGAGCTTACTCGGCCACAACAAAGAGGAGGAGGATACTTGTCTCCGTCTAGGTCTATTGCTTTTAGCGACGGGACTGCTTCTTCCGGCGAGAATTTCACCACCGTGAGCAGAGAGTTCAACGCTCTAGTCATCGCCGGCTCTTCCatggacaacaacaacaacgggaACAACCAATCAAGCAGTGGTCATCGTGACGTCATACGTGACGAAAGGAACGAGCTGACTAGGATCGGCGAAAACGACGACATCGGTGATCATGATCATCAGGTGCCTGAGGAAGATTCGAATCCTTGGGCGATCGTACCGGACGGTTACATTAACCGTGACGGTTCGGAGGATAATAACATCGTGTTGACGTCAGCATCAGGTGGTCAGAATCGGATGGTGACGACTGCTTCGGTGCATATGGTTAAGAGGGAGGAGGTGGAAGCGAAGATAACGGCGTGGCAAACGGCGAAGGTGGCTAAGATTAATAATAGGTTTAAGAGACAAGACGCCGTGATTAACGGTTGGTTGAATGAGCAGGTCCATAAAGCTAACTCTTGGATGAAAAAAATCGAG AGGAAATTGGAAGAAAGGAGAGCCAAGGCGAtggagaaaacacaaaacaaagtgGCTAAAGCTCAGAGGAAGGCAGAGGAGAGGAGAGCGACGGCGGAAGGAAGAAGAGGGACTGAGGTTGCTAGGGTTCTTGAAGTCGCTAATCTCATGAGAGCCGTGGGACGACCTCCGGCTAAAAGATCCTTCTTCGCTTTCTCCTAG
- the LOC104781662 gene encoding guanylate kinase 2 isoform X2 yields MGEAPAFFVNHLENGYTNGFGVKSEPKNRDTSVQIGDRSFVIGGNHEGNPLFLGVQIHDKITNKWSSPSVLGTGPKPCKGYSAIVLKNGRILVIKKGSASDDSIWFLEVDTSFVREQKKLLGREVVAWSKGVRGNAEKPIVISGPSGVGKGTLISMLMKEFPSMFGFSVSHTTRAPRFMEKCGVHYHFTDKTVMEKEIKDGKFLEFASVHGNLYGTSIESVEVVTDSGKRCILDIDVQGARSVKASSLDAIFIFVCPPSMNELEDRLRARGTETEEQIQKRLRNADAEIKAGESSGIFEHILYNDNLEECYKNLKNLLGIDDHAPVNGVEVEGINLPKEHTVTKMEEKILIQETGEGTKNNMIVLDLSSINGGAPGRTRGIVLDTVKSS; encoded by the exons ATG GGAGAAGCACCAGCTTTTTTTGTGAATCATCTGGAGAATGGTTACACCAATGGCTTTGGTGTCAAATCTGAACCTAAAAACAGAGATACATCTGTTCAAATTGGGGATCGATCC TTTGTGATTGGTGGAAATCATGAAGGGAACCCGTTGTTCCTTGGTGTTCAGATTCATGACAAAATCACTAACAAGTG GTCTAGTCCTTCTGTTCTTGGTACTGGCCCTAAGCCCTGCAAGGGTTACTCTGCCATTGTTCTGAAGAATGGTCGGATTTTGGTTATCAAAAAAGGCTCAGCTTCTGATGACTCCATTTGGTTCCTTGAG GTGGATACTTCTTTTGTACGGGAACAAAAGAAATTGCTAGGAAGAGAGGTTGTTGCTTGGAGTAAAGGAGTAAGGGGTAATGCAGAGAAGCCTATCGTTATTAGCGGTCCTTCTGGAGTTGGGAAAGGAACTTTGATATCGATGCTTATGAAGGAGTTTCCTTCAATGTTTGGGTTCTCTGTGAGCCACACAACTCGAGCTCCGAGGTTTATGGAGAAGTGTGGTGTTCATTACCATTTCACTGATAAAACCGTTATggagaaagaaatcaaagatgGGAAGTTTCTTGAGTTTGCATCTGTTCATGGTAATTTGTATGGAACCAGCATTGAGTCCGTTGAAGTGGTTACAGATTCTGGAAAG AGATGCATTCTTGACATTGATGTTCAAGGAGCGAGGTCAGTGAAGGCGAGCTCTCTAGATGCGATATTCATATTCGTATGTCCTCCTTCAATGAATGAACTTGAAGATCGCCTCCGTGCCCG aggaactgAAACAGAGGAGCAGATCCAAAAGCGGCTTAGAAACGCTGATGCAGAGATCAAAGCGGGGGAATCCTCAGGCATTTTTGAACACATTCTGTATAATGACAACCTTGAGGAATGCTATAAGAACCTTAAG AATCTCTTGGGGATAGACGATCATGCTCCTGTGAATGGCGTAGAAG TAGAAGGGATCAATCTTCCCAAGGAGCACACAGTAACAAAGATGGAAGAAAAAATTTTGATTCAAGAAACAGGAGAAGGAACCAAAAATAACAT GATTGTGTTGGATTTATCTTCAATTAACGGGGGAGCACCGGGAAGAACAAGAGGGATCGTTCTGGACACGGTCAAGTCCAGTTGA
- the LOC104781664 gene encoding acetylglutamate kinase, chloroplastic-like: MATVTTNASPKPFSLSFSNPLKSLIPTKSPSLNYPPRKNHHHHRLGLSVNASSVSSPPSLATVNAPSPDYRVEILSESLPFIQKFRGKTIVVKYGGAAMTSPELKSSVVSDLVLLACVGLRPILVHGGGPDINRYLKQLNIPAEFRDGLRVTDATTMEIVSMVLVGKVNKNLVSLINAAGATAVGLSGHDGRLLTARPVPNSAQLGFVGEVARVDPSVLRPLVDSGYIPVIASVAADDSGQAYNINADTVAGELAAALGAEKLILLTDVAGILEDKEDPGSLVKEIDIKGVKKMIEDGKVAGGRIPKVKCCIRSLAQGVKTASIIDGRRQHSLLHEIMSGEGAGTMITG, from the coding sequence ATGGCCACTGTCACAACCAATGCTTCACCTAAAcccttctctttatctttttccaatcctctcaaatccctgATCCCCACCAAATCACCATCACTCAACTATCCACCTCGCAAGAACCATCACCATCACCGTCTAGGTTTATCAGTAAACGCCTCCTCCGTATCATCACCGCCTTCACTCGCAACCGTTAATGCTCCTTCACCGGATTACAGAGTCGAGATCCTCTCCGAATCATTACCCTTTATCCAAAAATTCCGAGGGAAAACCATAGTTGTCAAATACGGCGGCGCGGCAATGACTTCGCCGGAGCTTAAATCATCAGTCGTAAGCGATCTCGTTCTCCTCGCCTGCGTCGGTCTTCGTCCGATCCTTGTTCACGGTGGAGGTCCTGATATTAACCGTTACTTGAAACAACTCAACATCCCAGCTGAGTTTCGCGACGGGCTTCGTGTGACCGACGCCACAACGATGGAGATCGTATCAATGGTTTTAGTCGGAAAGGTTAATAAGAATCTTGTTTCGCTTATTAACGCCGCCGGAGCTACCGCTGTGGGGTTATCAGGACACGACGGTCGTCTTCTCACTGCGAGACCTGTTCCCAATTCAGCTCAATTGGGTTTCGTTGGTGAAGTTGCGAGAGTTGATCCATCAGTACTGCGTCCGCTTGTTGATTCCGGTTACATTCCAGTGATTGCTTCCGTTGCTGCTGATGACTCTGGTCAAGCTTACAACATCAATGCAGATACGGTTGCTGGGGAGCTCGCTGCTGCGCTTGGAGCTGAGAAATTGATTCTGCTGACTGATGTGGCTGGGATCTTGGAGGATAAAGAGGATCCGGGTAGCTTGGTGAAGGAGATTGACATAAAaggagtgaagaagatgattgaagATGGTAAAGTTGCTGGTGGGAGGATCCCTAAGGTGAAGTGTTGTATTAGGTCTCTTGCTCAGGGAGTTAAGACTGCGAGTATTATTGATGGAAGGAGACAACATTCTCTGCTTCATGAGATTATGTCTGGTGAAGGAGCTGGTACTATGATTACTGGTTAA